The stretch of DNA ACCGCCAAAAGTGTCAGCACTGTCAGCTGAAGCTGATCAGCTGTGGGTCGCCAGCTATGGGTCACACTGTcaaattccaaacaaaaaaaaactcaaaaaccGACACATCACACATCACacgttttgtttgtgccacacacgccaaaaactcaactcaacacCGAGTCGAGTCGCGTCGCGCCCCACATAAATGCAACAAAGCCCAGCCTTCGCGTATAGGGAGCTGGAGACCTCGCCGCGCGCCATGTACATGCGCGACTGGCGCTCTGCCCTGCGAACACCCACGTATCGTATCGGAAATCGAACAGTCCGATTCAATTATCACTTTGCCCTGCTCGTCGTCTGCGTTGTGGCTCTGGTGCTGCTCTTCTACTTCGCCCGCCAGGgctcccgctcctcctccgatGGCTACTGGCTCCGCAAGAGCATCGTCGATGCCAAGAGCCTGGATGGCAGAGCTGTCACGGAGGCGTACAACTCCACCTACCCACTGACGCCCCCCTTGGGGTTGCGTGGCGGCGTAATCAACTACCGGATCGCCATGATAGCAGATCTAGATAAGAGCTCGAAGATAGCGAAGGCCGACGGCAGCAGTACGTGGCGGAGCTACCTCAAAAAGGGCTACCTCACGTTCACCGTGTCGAAGCCGGAGATCCAAATAAGCTGGGACGACGAGGCTCCCACGGCGCTGGAGTCGGCCTTTTCGCTGAAGGGGCGTGGCATGGAGTTGTCGGAGCTGGTGACCTTCAACGGGCGCCTGCTCAGCTTCGACGATCGCACGGGCCTCGTCTACGAGATAGTCGGCGATAAGCCCATTCCCTGGGTGATACTGCTCGACGGGGATGGGCACAGCGCCAAGGGATTCAAGTCGGAGTGGGCGACGGTCAAGCAGCAGACGTTGTACGTCGGCTCCATGGGCAAGGAGTGGACGACGAGCATGGGCGACTTCGAGAACAACAATCCCATGTACGTGAAAGCCATATCGGCCAGTGGGGCAGTGCGCTCCCTGAACTGGGTGGACAACTAcaagcagctgcggcagcagtCGCTGCAAATCTCCTGGCCCGGCTACATGATACACGAGAGTGGGGCGTGGTCGGACCACAAGCAGCGGTGGTTCTTCCTGCCGCGTCGCTGCTCCAAGGAGAAGTAAGCAAATCCATGAAGAATCCATAGAGATCCATAATCGGTCACTAATCGGACCCATCCCCCCTTTGCAGATACAACGAAACCAAGGACGAGCACATGGGCTGCAATGTCCTGGTGTCGGCCGATGAGAACTTCAACAGCATTCAGACGATTCGGCTCGCTCCAGAGAACACCGCGCCCTCGCACGGCTTCTCCAGCTTCAAGTTCCTGCCGGGCACCGACGacagcatcatcatcgccatcaAGTCCGAGGAGCTCAATGGCAAGACCTCAACCTTCATCACGGCGTTTGACGTGGCGTCGGGCAAGACCCTCTTGCCGGAGGCGCGCATCGAAACGGACTATAAGTACGAGGGATTCGAGTTCATTTAGCTTCTGCTgtcagctgccagctgccatctCCCAGTCTAAGAAGGTGCTCCAGTTGTAAttgtatatattgtataccACGTATTAGTGTCTCGTCTCACACGATAAGCTTTATATTTATAGTCCAAGATTTAGGTTAATCCAGAGATGCTCATCATTCGCCTCCTGTACCATAGCGCAAATCAaattgtggtttatttttaaccaaaaaaacacgaaacgTACAAAGCCCGCGGCAggcaaaccaaaaccaaacctaTTGTGCGTTCCTGGGCATCGCCTTCAGTCCCGCCACGAGCAAGTCTGCATTGTCCACGCGTCCCTCGCTGGCTCTCACCTCCAGGCGATCGGCATTGTGATTGACGTTCCACAGGTCGGGCAGAAACTGCGGCTTCATGGTGTGCAGGAAGTGCTCTCGCCACATCCGCTCCAACTCGATGAGGCCCCCAAATTCATGGCGATACATCTGCACCACCTTCTCACCATGCTGGCAGTAGTCTTCGTTCTCCATGCGATACTCCACCTCCGACGCCTCCCTCAGCAGCTGTTCCGTGACCTCGGTGTGGTCCTTGTAAAAGTCCAGCAGGGTACGCCGCATCTCCTCCAACTTCTGCGCGGGTATGCGGTGGCCATTGAAGAGCAAAGCCTTGGCAGCGGACTTCACTCGCCTTAGAGTCAGAGGAGAACAGAGACAGATTACTGGAGCattgggcaggggcagaggcaaaagcaggGCCAAGGGACTCACTTTAGCTCTGGATCAATGTGATATTTGACGTTGCCTTCGCTGTGCTTGAACGGGGCATCGCACTTGGCAGCCAGCTTGCAGTGGACGCGCAGATCCGAAATGTTGCTCAGTTGGTGGCAGGGcgggcacagcagcagcacatcgtGGGAGGTGTGCGTCTTCATGCACATCGGGAAGTGCTTGCGGTACTGATGCGGCACCACATTCTTGCGGATGAACGCCTCACGATTGCCGCACACCACGCACTGGTTCTCCTTTGGCGTCTGGTAGTAGCGTCCCACTTCCCCCACGGCCCGTCCCGCGGGCTCAAAGCTCAGCCGAACTGTGAACGGATCCTCGCTGACTTTGGTGCCCAGATTCTGTGCCAGGTACCAGGAGGCTTTGCGGCGATCCATGGTGCAGAGAAGCTCCCCGTCGGGGGCCTGCAGCAGGCAGTTGTCATAAAAGACTCTCGACTGGGTGCCGAGGTGGCGGCATTGCGGACTTTTTGGCGTAAATTTTGTCTGCTTCTGGGAACCAGAACTGGGCGCACGCCTCCCATCCTTGGACAGATTGATGTTGAAGCCCCTGGCAAAGTCCACGTCCAGGAAGGGCTCGATTTTGGGTCGAAGCGTGTGCTCGTTCAATGGGCGCCAGTCCCAGAAGTTGCGTGGCTCCAGGTCCCTGGAGAGCTTCTGGAAAATGGCCACGGCAGCCAGGGCATCGTTGGCCGCGTACTTGATTTGGGTGggctccagctgcttggcctCCCAGTTGGAGCATGCCAGCCGCCAGTTCTTGTCCAGCACGAAGTCTGCGTGTGTCTTGGCCAGCTTCCCCAGGCCCTCGGGCTTGTGTCCGGCCATCACGGCCAGAAATCGCAGATCCAACGTGCTCGCCACTCCCACTCCGTAGTCGTGGGCCAGCTTCTTGGCATCATCCTGCGGAGCTACTCCCACTTTGATGACGGCCTCGTCCTCGAGCAGTTCGCGCAGATCCTTGGGTATCTGCTTCATGTGGCACAGGCGGAAGAGCGCACAAAGCCCTTTGTGAGAGCTCAACTGGAGGAGGGCGACGGGTCGCCTGCTGCCACCCACCGTGATCCACTCGCAATCGAAGCCGACCACCTTGAAGCTCTGACAATGACTGCGGGGACGGACAGGTACTGATTAGCTTAGATTCCGTGTGGAATTACGCGGGACATGTATCTCACGTTCGTAGCTCGTTGAGGACGACTTGCGTGGCTGGGTCCGAGTTGGAATTGATGACTTCTACGCGACTATTGCGCAGCGGACTTGATCGGCTGTTCCGCCGCAGCCTGGACAGCAGCGAGTGCCTGTGACGCACCAGGACATAGACCAAACCCACTCCTGcagcaaaaatggcaaatttttttgttttttctacgctcatgtttttttgtttgtttctttttttaatgtaACTTGTTACAGTTTTACTCCAATTTTGTGGATGAACTCGATTAATTTTTGGTATGAGCTAATTTGTTCTTTTCGAAAAATTGATAATTAATAGATATTATTATTGATAAATGGGTAGTTTAGTCTTGTTGTGTTGTTACATTAAATGTTATATGCGATGCGTTATCGATGGTATCGCAAGTATCACAAATGTTACTTGCGACcataaagaaactatataaggaggtctcgtcggcaaaaataagcagaacTTGCGAGTgcaaagtgcgagtgaaaggggtCTCGCctgtaaccttccgcattgacaagcaaacgagcactgaaaataggcagaagtagcgagtaactctgccaccgacgagccctccttatatagttctTCATGCTTGCGACTGTGCTTTTTGGCCAGTGTGTGCCTATCAAATGCACTGCCGCTAAGCTTTTAGCGTCAATGGCTTTTAGCTTATTTCTATTTAGGAACCATGGTTTTGTTGAGGTAGAGGGAAAAAGTGAGCAGCATCCATTCTACTTTTAGTATTTGGTGTATCTCACATATTGCATCTTTAAGATTCCATTTAACGACGACCCAGTCTGTGtgcttctttggctgctgtgtCTACTGCCGTGTTCTGAGGGATGTTGGCATGGCCGGGTATGGAATGGATTTCTACCTTCTTTGGGTATTGGGCTTGACGGATCCTTTCCCTGATTTTATAAGCGATAAAATTATCCTGATTgttctttcccttttttttggtggtcGTTTCTGCTGTCCGTTAGGATGGCGATACGAGAAAACCCGCGCGAAATAGCATGGTCCAAGGCCTTTTCAATTGCAAGCAACTCGGCGGACAGAGATGACAGTTTTTGTGCGTGTAAAAGCTATCCATGAAACCTGAGCTGTCGTGTAGGAAAGCTGCGCTAGAGTGTCTGCCAGCAACTGATCCATCAGTGTAGCAGGGCTCGAAGCCTCCCCTTGTCAGGAGTGCCCTTTTCCCTATGGAGAACTAATACGCCCGCCTGGTCCAAGCTGTGCCTGTTAGCAGCGGCCCCCTTAAAAAAGTCTAAGTCTGACCTAATTTTGGTGCAATGCGAAGTGGTACTCTCCAAGACCTCGATTCTCTCCAGAATATCACCGAACTCCCGAAATGCCTTGGCGTAGCCCGTGTTTATGTCCCTGTTTAGGGACACCGTCCTGCTCGCTGGGAGGCTGTACGCAAATGCCTTGGCTAACTCTTTTGCCGCTAGGAATCTCATTCTGTATTCCGGGGGAAGTTCTCCTGCCATGTAAACAATCAGGATTGGAGTGCAAATCATTAAGCCTAGCGACTGCCTGAGGTGGTGGTTACAGTgagatttgattttggctAGAGCGGATTTGGAAAAGTTGCTGAAAAACGAGCAGCGCATTCTAGTCTACTTCTGAAAAAGGCCTTGTAAACTATCAGCCCTCTCATTGGGCTGATAGCGTAATGGCACCCACTGAGTAGTCTTAGAAACGCACAGTTTCTGTTTGACTCCGAAATTCGGAGAAATTGTTCTGCCTAGATATTTGATCTGATCTACTTGCCTAATCTCGACTCCTTGGTGCTCAATGTTCAGCTCGGTTCTTCGTATGCTGAAGTGAATCACTTTGGATTTGGCTGGGTTGAAAGCTAGGTTAAGCCTGTTGCATCTTGCCTCAAAGCTGTCTATTTTGCCTACGAGCATGCGTTTGCCATCGTTTATCTCGTGCAGTTCTGCGGTGTACAAGTTGAACAGAGTTGGACTGAGAcagctgccctgccccctgtTCACCTCAACCTCACTCTTGCCCTTGATGAGTAGACGCCTGGCGGTGTGATTCGGGTCGACCTGCATGACATTCATCTTCTGCCCTAGCGTGTCCACTCTTACGCAGTCAAAGGCCCTTTGTAGGTCAAGACAGGCCGCCTCGACCTGATTCCCTCTCGCCTTCAGAGCCAGGACCTCGTTGATCAGGTTGTTGATGCAGAGCGCAAAAGCTCTGCATTGAAATATGTTCGTCCAGCTTTAACTTTATCAACCCCTCCATAGACTTAAACAAAGTGTTTATTGGGCAAATAGGTCTGTAGTTTAGGAAGGAAGCGTGGTCCGCATTCTTCATGGAAGTGGGTACCACCTTGATTGATTGCGCCACTGAGCCATACCCTGGTTATAATTTCAAAAATGCTAcgttttttctacatttttgttgtcctGCAGGCATACGTATGGCTTTTGAGTAAGGCTGCAAGCCGTAGTGTGtcgtattttgttgctgcggaACTTGCCGCAATGACCGCAGTGTCCTGGGCACTGCTGCGCATAGACGAACCCTGGCGCATCTTCGAATCCCTGAGGGAGTTTGGTAAATCTTTCGAAGTAAGACGGTTGCCTGTCATGATCTTTGACAGAGTCAGAGTGCGCTGAGCAAGAAGAGTGCATAGATGAACAGTTGGCGTTGGTGTTTTTCTTGCTGGCACGTGTGTCTGTGCTGCCCTCCGTCCTCGAGCCTGATGTTAGGCAGGGCTTTGGCAAAATTCTTCGTGCATGCATGGACCTCGCGACTATTGGTCGCGTTGCCATTATTTCACCCGCCTCAGAATCTGGCGCCCCAAGTTATATATTTTCGATCGCCAGGGTTTCAGGTACTGGGTACTGGGGGCTctggaaaaacaattgttcGTTGCATAGATTTCCAAATACTATACAATTGCTAAACCTTACGTATCAAAATCGTTTCCAAAATTTGGAGACATTCTGGCGGCGGCGGACTGCTGGACTCTTGTGGAGACGCTGCGCTTGTTAACTCCACAACCGCCGGTGTTTGGGCGGCGGCGTAACTacattacttttttttcgaaaaaataatattatctctataataattgtttcctttctttgcCGTTGTAAGCCTTAAGCTCGTTtagaagcacggtggtcatATGTCTTTCAACTTAAGAGGCATTGTTGCCTGCTTTTGATTGAGACtttgctctctgtttgctaggTACCCTCTTGGAATTTAGAACAGATCTTGTATATTTgtcgagctgctagcaacataccaacgaataccacacaaatactatcaataccacaaaatactataggctgactttctagatttaatcggcctgttttttttgtcgatctgagtactgcctggcgtACAGCCGCTAAAAAGTAACTTATGCGCGCAAAgtttcttatcggttccatacgagaatcatccctgattttcTTTTGGGAAAAAAAatcacgatataaatatatttttattttaaaaaattatcgatatattgatattttgatatatatttgacTACCCTACTGTATACCGTCAACGGTCACCCCGCCGATATAACGTTCAATGTATCGATATATTCAAATTGGCATTTTCGATATTCTGAGACTGCTGAAAAACTTTGTGAATACTTTGAAATGattaattaaatcatttaaataatgAATATAACCAAGTGAGACGTGACAGGAGAAGCCATGTGGAAGTGAAGTGCCCGAGCAGAGGCCACCCCGCAGACGGAAGAGCGGCGCGGCGCGCCGTAAGAGAATCTCTGCCGCCCCAGACCCCCCTGTAACAGAAATCGATTTTTCACTGCCCGCTTGGGTGGTTGGGGGAAGCCGCCGGATTGCTGGACTGCCGGACTTGATAACTGAATATTTCAAACGATTGCAGGAAAGAGCCGAGAAATGACGGAAAATCTGGAGCTGCACCAGTTCCAGGAGGGCACCCACACGGCGGAAGTGTCGAATCGCTGGCTGGAGCGTCTGAAGACGCGCGTCAACTGTCCATACTTGGGCATCATCCTGGCCACGTTGTCCTCCCTGTTCTTCTCGCTGTGCTCGGTGATCGTCAAGGGACTGGTGGACGTCAATCCCATGGAGTTGGCGGCATTCCGCTTCGTGGGAGTTTTGCTGCCGACCATTCCCATTCTGATATACACCCGCCAGCCAGTGTTTCCGGAGGGGACACGTGTCATCCTGCTGATGCGCTGCTTCATGGGCACCACGGGCTTGATGCTCAGCTTCTACGCCTTCCGTCACATGCCGCTGGCCGATGCCAGCGTCATCATCTTCTCCACGCCCGTCTTCGTGGCCATCTTCGCACGCGCCTTCCTCAAGGAGCCTTGCACCATGTTCAATGTGATCACCATCAACATAACGCTGGTCGGCGTCGTCCTCATCACACGGCCGCCCTTTGTGTTTGGCGACACGTCACCTCCGCCGGATGGGACGCAGCTAACAGGCAGGCCATACGACATCTGGGGCCCAGTGGCAGCCTTCTCGTCCACGCTCTTTGGGGCCAACGTCTACATCCTGCTGCGGGCCCTCAAGAATCTGCACTTCTCCGTGATCATGACCAACTTCGGAGCCACTGCCCTCGTGTACACCCTGATAGTGTCCGCCTCCATCGGAGCCGTGTGCTGGCCCAGCTGCGGCCGTGACCGCTGGCTGGTCGTCGTTCTCGGCGTCTTCAGCTTCCTCGGCCAAATAttgctcactctctcgctgcaGATCGAGCAGGCAGGACCAGTGGCAATCGCCCGATGTGTCGACATCGTGTTCGCCTTCATCTGGCAGATGATCTTCTTTGGCGAGACGCCCAATGGATACTCGATGTTCGGAGCCCTCATGGTGATCAGCTCGGTCATTCTCACGGCGCTCAAGAAGTGGGCCATGACCCTGCCACGGGAGTCATCCCTCCGCAAGCGGCTGCGACTCATCCTAATGGAATAGACAGAGGCAGGACACGCCCCCTGGTTTCTCCCGATCTGTAATCTGTAATCTGTAGTCACATCGTTCACTTGTGCATCGCGTCGTAGTTACAATTAATCAAATAGGAGGGAGCATGCGGAACGGAGCGGAATGGAATGCTCCCTCCCACCCGTATAGCATATCCAACAATCTCCCAGGCTCAGAAC from Drosophila subobscura isolate 14011-0131.10 chromosome O, UCBerk_Dsub_1.0, whole genome shotgun sequence encodes:
- the LOC117897077 gene encoding exonuclease 3'-5' domain-containing protein 2 — encoded protein: MSVEKTKKFAIFAAGVGLVYVLVRHRHSLLSRLRRNSRSSPLRNSRVEVINSNSDPATQVVLNELRTHCQSFKVVGFDCEWITVGGSRRPVALLQLSSHKGLCALFRLCHMKQIPKDLRELLEDEAVIKVGVAPQDDAKKLAHDYGVGVASTLDLRFLAVMAGHKPEGLGKLAKTHADFVLDKNWRLACSNWEAKQLEPTQIKYAANDALAAVAIFQKLSRDLEPRNFWDWRPLNEHTLRPKIEPFLDVDFARGFNINLSKDGRRAPSSGSQKQTKFTPKSPQCRHLGTQSRVFYDNCLLQAPDGELLCTMDRRKASWYLAQNLGTKVSEDPFTVRLSFEPAGRAVGEVGRYYQTPKENQCVVCGNREAFIRKNVVPHQYRKHFPMCMKTHTSHDVLLLCPPCHQLSNISDLRVHCKLAAKCDAPFKHSEGNVKYHIDPELKRVKSAAKALLFNGHRIPAQKLEEMRRTLLDFYKDHTEVTEQLLREASEVEYRMENEDYCQHGEKVVQMYRHEFGGLIELERMWREHFLHTMKPQFLPDLWNVNHNADRLEVRASEGRVDNADLLVAGLKAMPRNAQ
- the LOC117897078 gene encoding soluble calcium-activated nucleotidase 1; translated protein: MQQSPAFAYRELETSPRAMYMRDWRSALRTPTYRIGNRTVRFNYHFALLVVCVVALVLLFYFARQGSRSSSDGYWLRKSIVDAKSLDGRAVTEAYNSTYPLTPPLGLRGGVINYRIAMIADLDKSSKIAKADGSSTWRSYLKKGYLTFTVSKPEIQISWDDEAPTALESAFSLKGRGMELSELVTFNGRLLSFDDRTGLVYEIVGDKPIPWVILLDGDGHSAKGFKSEWATVKQQTLYVGSMGKEWTTSMGDFENNNPMYVKAISASGAVRSLNWVDNYKQLRQQSLQISWPGYMIHESGAWSDHKQRWFFLPRRCSKEKYNETKDEHMGCNVLVSADENFNSIQTIRLAPENTAPSHGFSSFKFLPGTDDSIIIAIKSEELNGKTSTFITAFDVASGKTLLPEARIETDYKYEGFEFI
- the LOC117899421 gene encoding solute carrier family 35 member G1; protein product: MTENLELHQFQEGTHTAEVSNRWLERLKTRVNCPYLGIILATLSSLFFSLCSVIVKGLVDVNPMELAAFRFVGVLLPTIPILIYTRQPVFPEGTRVILLMRCFMGTTGLMLSFYAFRHMPLADASVIIFSTPVFVAIFARAFLKEPCTMFNVITINITLVGVVLITRPPFVFGDTSPPPDGTQLTGRPYDIWGPVAAFSSTLFGANVYILLRALKNLHFSVIMTNFGATALVYTLIVSASIGAVCWPSCGRDRWLVVVLGVFSFLGQILLTLSLQIEQAGPVAIARCVDIVFAFIWQMIFFGETPNGYSMFGALMVISSVILTALKKWAMTLPRESSLRKRLRLILME